A DNA window from Vigna angularis cultivar LongXiaoDou No.4 chromosome 1, ASM1680809v1, whole genome shotgun sequence contains the following coding sequences:
- the LOC128195015 gene encoding uncharacterized protein LOC128195015 translates to MTGVGRAIKSRKLSPMFLGPFQIIKRIGPVAYEIALPPQLENLHNVFHVSQLRKYVSNPDHVLELDDVQIREDLSLDVQSKQLRGKDIRTVKVLWNEKTEEMTWELEEEMKNLHPHLFG, encoded by the coding sequence ATGACAGGAGTTGGAAGAGCCATCAAGTCAAGGAAGTTATCTCCGATGTTTCTTGGACCATTTCAGATTATCAAAAGGATAGGACCGGTAGCATATGAAATTGCACTACCTCCTCAATTGGAAAATTTACACAATGTGTTTCACGTTTCTCAGTTGAGGAAGTATGTGTCAAACCCTGATCATGTGCTCGAATTGGATGATGTTCAAATCAGAGAAGACTTGTCATTGGATGTTCAGTCGAAGCAGTTGAGAGGGAAGGATATTCGTACAGTGAAAGTGTTGTGGAATGAGAAGACTGAagaaatgacttgggaattggaagaagaaatgaaaaatcTTCATCCTCATCTTTTTGGTTAA